One window of the Pseudobdellovibrionaceae bacterium genome contains the following:
- a CDS encoding cold shock domain-containing protein yields MALGRVKCFYSQQGYGFIEQSDGRPVYFHYTAWTEGGIPDRSIEGVDVDYDLLETSRGPEATNIRPLGRSGP; encoded by the coding sequence ATGGCATTAGGTCGGGTGAAATGCTTTTACTCGCAACAAGGCTATGGATTTATTGAACAAAGCGATGGAAGGCCGGTGTATTTTCATTACACCGCTTGGACAGAGGGTGGTATACCTGATCGCTCAATTGAGGGTGTTGATGTTGACTATGACCTTCTGGAAACCAGTAGGGGACCGGAGGCGACAAACATACGACCACTTGGTCGCTCGGGCCCATAG
- a CDS encoding septum formation initiator family protein encodes MMGISRFFHWIQEQLNHPLRVFWFCAILAFINLFVDGSLLRLWNLHQDFQEIQTKTEDLEVRSQEMDEKLRRASDPLFIEREARDRFDLVGEGDLVFVFADEDEFEDARGQ; translated from the coding sequence GTGATGGGTATCTCCCGCTTTTTTCACTGGATACAGGAACAACTCAATCACCCGCTTCGGGTCTTCTGGTTTTGCGCCATTCTTGCCTTTATAAACCTCTTCGTAGATGGCAGCCTACTCCGCCTTTGGAATCTGCATCAGGACTTTCAGGAGATTCAGACCAAAACCGAGGACCTCGAAGTCCGCAGTCAGGAAATGGACGAAAAGTTAAGAAGGGCTTCAGACCCTCTGTTTATCGAAAGAGAAGCCCGAGATCGATTCGACTTGGTCGGCGAAGGGGATCTGGTATTTGTCTTTGCCGACGAAGACGAGTTTGAAGACGCACGAGGTCAGTAA